A genomic stretch from Empedobacter stercoris includes:
- the sufB gene encoding Fe-S cluster assembly protein SufB, whose amino-acid sequence MSNTKYTEDDLREDLASQKQYEFGWTTEMEYEDFPVGLNEDIVRAISAKKEEPEWMTEWRLEAFRAWQKMEEPEWANVTYEKPDFQAIQYYAAPKPKKELASLDEVDPELLKTFEKLGISLDEQKRLSGVAIDVVFDSVSVKTTFRETLAEKGIIFMSISEAIKEHPELVRKYIGKVVPPTDNFYAALNSAVFSDGSFCYIPKGVRCPMELSTYFRINSAGTGQFERTLLIADEGSYVSYLEGCTAPMRDENQLHAAVVELLVMDDAEIKYSTVQNWYPGDDKGKGGVFNFVTKRAVCEKNAKVSWTQVETGSAVTWKYPSCILKGDNSVGEFYSIAVTNNYQQADTGTKMIHIGKNSKSTIISKGISAGKSQNSYRGLVKVMKNAEGARNFSQCDSLLMGNECGAHTFPYIEIENKSAQLEHEATTSKIGEDQLFYCNQRGIDTEKAIALIVNGFSREVLDKLPMEFAVEAKKLLEISLEGSVG is encoded by the coding sequence ATGAGTAACACAAAATATACAGAAGACGATCTACGTGAAGATCTTGCCAGTCAAAAACAATATGAGTTTGGTTGGACGACTGAGATGGAATATGAAGATTTTCCAGTCGGATTGAATGAAGATATCGTGCGTGCTATTTCAGCCAAAAAAGAGGAGCCTGAATGGATGACTGAATGGCGTTTGGAAGCTTTCCGTGCTTGGCAAAAGATGGAAGAACCAGAGTGGGCAAACGTAACTTATGAAAAGCCAGATTTTCAGGCTATTCAGTATTATGCAGCTCCAAAGCCTAAGAAAGAATTAGCAAGCTTAGATGAGGTTGATCCTGAATTATTAAAAACGTTCGAGAAATTAGGAATTTCTTTAGACGAACAAAAACGTTTGTCTGGAGTTGCTATCGATGTTGTTTTTGATTCAGTTTCAGTAAAAACAACTTTTCGCGAAACGTTAGCGGAAAAAGGAATTATTTTTATGTCAATTTCGGAGGCCATTAAAGAGCATCCAGAATTGGTGAGAAAATATATTGGTAAAGTAGTGCCACCAACAGATAACTTTTATGCAGCTTTAAACTCTGCAGTTTTCTCGGACGGATCTTTCTGTTATATTCCAAAAGGTGTTCGTTGTCCAATGGAATTGTCAACATATTTCCGTATCAACTCTGCAGGAACAGGACAATTTGAACGTACGTTATTGATTGCGGACGAAGGGTCTTATGTATCATATTTAGAAGGTTGTACAGCGCCTATGCGTGACGAAAACCAATTACACGCTGCGGTGGTTGAGTTACTTGTGATGGATGATGCTGAAATTAAATATTCAACTGTTCAGAACTGGTACCCAGGAGATGATAAAGGAAAAGGAGGTGTTTTCAACTTTGTAACAAAACGTGCAGTTTGTGAGAAAAACGCAAAAGTATCGTGGACACAAGTAGAAACTGGTTCTGCTGTAACGTGGAAATATCCATCTTGTATCTTGAAAGGTGATAATTCGGTAGGTGAGTTTTACTCAATTGCTGTAACAAATAATTACCAACAAGCAGATACAGGTACAAAAATGATTCATATCGGTAAAAATTCTAAATCGACTATTATTTCGAAAGGTATTTCTGCTGGTAAATCTCAAAACTCTTATCGTGGTTTAGTGAAAGTAATGAAAAATGCAGAAGGAGCACGTAACTTCTCTCAGTGTGATTCATTATTGATGGGTAACGAATGTGGAGCACACACGTTCCCTTATATTGAAATCGAAAATAAATCGGCTCAATTAGAACACGAAGCAACAACTTCTAAAATTGGTGAAGATCAATTATTTTATTGTAACCAACGAGGTATTGATACAGAAAAAGCGATTGCATTAATCGTAAACGGATTTAGCCGCGAAGTATTAGATAAATTACCAATGGAGTTTGCTGTAGAAGCAAAAAAATTATTAGAAATCTCATTAGAAGGTTCTGTAGGATAG
- a CDS encoding four helix bundle protein has protein sequence MNDFIHKFKIAAKEIDETKYWLELCQLSKNYPNTESLTEKLVNISKIVNKIISTSKSR, from the coding sequence TTGAATGATTTTATTCACAAATTTAAGATTGCAGCAAAAGAAATTGATGAAACCAAGTATTGGTTAGAATTATGTCAATTATCTAAAAATTATCCAAATACAGAAAGTTTAACCGAAAAATTGGTAAACATTTCTAAAATTGTGAATAAAATAATAAGTACATCAAAATCAAGATAA